In Paramormyrops kingsleyae isolate MSU_618 chromosome 13, PKINGS_0.4, whole genome shotgun sequence, a single window of DNA contains:
- the LOC111846715 gene encoding tumor necrosis factor alpha-induced protein 8-like protein 3, which translates to MDSDSGELSEGELFPGPESFNSRNLTLQAQKKILSKMATMVVANLLTDDTSSEILDELYKATREYTQSKKEAHKIIKDVIKIALKVGILYRNNQFSPDEMETAERFKKKMNQAAMTAVSFYEVDYTFDRNILSELLLECRDLLHELVETHLTARSHSRIDHVFNHFADVEFLSVLYGSSEEYGLCLKNICQGINKLLEEGVL; encoded by the coding sequence GTCCTGAGAGCTTCAACTCCAGGAATTTGACTCTGCAAGCCCAGAAGAAAATCCTGAGCAAAATGGCCACTATGGTGGTGGCCAACTTACTGACAGATGACACCAGCAGCGAGATCCTGGACGAGCTGTACAAGGCAACCCGCGAGTACACCCAGAGTAAGAAGGAGGCGCACAAGATCATCAAGGATGTCATCAAGATTGCTCTGAAGGTCGGCATCCTCTACCGCAACAACCAGTTCAGCCCAGATGAGATGGAGACGGCGGAGCGATTCAAGAAGAAGATGAATCAGGCGGCCATGACGGCGGTCAGCTTCTATGAGGTGGACTACACCTTTGACCGGAACATTCTCTCAGAGCTGCTGCTGGAGTGCCGGGACCTTCTGCATGAGCTGGTGGAGACCCACCTGACAGCTCGCTCCCATAGTCGCATTGACCACGTCTTCAACCACTTTGCAGACGTGGAGTTCCTGTCTGTGCTTTATGGCTCCTCCGAGGAGTACGGACTTTGCTTGAAGAACATCTGCCAGGGGATTAACAAACTTCTCGAGGAGGGTGTGCTTTAA